In the genome of Anthonomus grandis grandis chromosome 15, icAntGran1.3, whole genome shotgun sequence, the window aattgaagttcaCAAGCATAAAATGTTCATACCTCTGAAACTAATGAAGTTGGCgagttgaaaattggacctTAGTCAGATTTGCCTATTTTGATGACTTGGTAGTAGTACTAGATATGTGGAAATTTTCACTTGTTGTTAAATTGTGTTGAACAATAACAATACTTTGGATCCTTATTCTGAACAAAATACACGCATTTCGTCTAGTTTCGAACATCATCCAGGCCTTGAAAACACCTGCACAGGTTATATTAGCAAATTTCACTTGAAAATTCCCATTTTGTGGTTTCCCACAGTGATTtgcattaaacaaataaatgcaCAATAAATCAGTATTATTTATCCGCTTTGCAATAAGTgctatttatataaaacatataatgataacgttatttttttaaagatttttctacGTTGCCGACTTgcttcattaaatttaattatttttaaatactatccATGGACCTTGATTATtcagaatttatttaataagctACACTTATCTCATTAtttataagtaattaaatatggcgctgttttttgatttatttcttaCCTGTACTTGGGGGTAACTTGCCAAAGTAAATATTGCCGATGTAATGGCGGACGCTGTAGTATCGTGaccctaaataaataaaataactttttaatttatttaatatgaaagcaatgaagcattttttattatgtaagcataataaaaaatgtttttttttgtagaaaataataatactacacctcaaatatttgataaaattcttttgctaaatcactgtttttcgtccatattatccaatctaataacgctgttcttacatttaacatttatatataaaattaaatgaaattttaaaaaacaatgctactaaattaatattgcatagatattttctacaaaaagatTGTTTTTCGTTAacactacccttagccccccacccaccccaaacatttgcccagtaagaaattctattaaaaaatcactgtttttcgtccataatatccaatataataacactgttttgttattaaatatttattaatataaatatatataattatatcaaatttaattgaacaaactgtgttattagagtAGATATTAACGACTAAACTAGCTGTTAGTCATacgtattattttagaaaacaatgatttttgtaagaaatttgttactggtaagttatgttgggcgggtggggggctaagagtaagcataataaaaaatgtttttttttgcagaaaataataatcTACACCTTAAATATTTGACGAAATTCTTCTGCTAAATTACTGTTTTTCATTCATATTATCCAACCTAATAACGCTGTTCCTATATTTAACATCTGAAGGTACTTTACCATCAGATGctttgttattttattgataacgACATTATTCCGGCTACGCAATGTGGCTTTAGGGAGAACTTTGGTACCCCTGTAGCTCCACTAAACGTACTGGATGATAAGCAACAGATCGCTGTTCTGGTGCTTTTAGATTTCTCTAAGGCGTTCGATACAATAAATCATGCCCTTTTACTAGCTAAGCTTAAATTTTATGGCTTTTCAATAGTgtcttatttgaataatagatttcagacaatatttacaaataattcttattctAATCAGGCCCACATTTTGTCTGGAGTGCCCCAGGGTTCTCCCCTGGGACCTCTCATTTTCCTTGTATATACAACAGACATTCTTAAGTCCTTAAAAGTTTGCAAGGTGCAagcgtttgctgatgatacgtAGATATATACAACTTTCAAACCTGATAATCTTAAAGAAGCGGAGATTGCTATAAACaatgacttaaatataataaatcaattatctaaaaaacataatttaaaattaacttccTCAAAGTcttgttttatggtttttggaAATGTAATCAACGTGGAGGGCTCTAAGCTTTCGGTTGTTGAAACTGCCCAAAAATTTGGACGTTATGATGGACAGTAAGTTGAGATTCAGGgagcatgttaaaaaaattgttcaaaaatcgtttgcagctttaaaactcttatatagTAATAGAGATATTCTTAATCTAAGTCTTAAACGCAGCCTATGTGAGGCCATGGTGCTCTCTTATTCTAACTACTGTGAATATGTTTACGGTTTTTACTTAGATAATGATGTAAAATGCgcatacaaaaaaattcaaaatgcctgtatcagattggtttatggcttacgtaagtatgatcatatttcgcaatattttaaaacaattaactggcttaaaatggacaATCGTAGAATCCTCcacttttccacttttttgataaaaatcattagCGACTATAAGGAATAGATTTTTGTTTAGAGCAAATGTACACGGGGTAATTTGTAGGAGTAATGTTCAGTGCTACAATAAAATATCTGCAGAATTTGTTGATCTTCGTGCAGATAAATTTaggaggaaatataaaattgttcttatgaatattcaaaacaattctcttactgtttaatatcaaatttgctattttttatagaagaagtaaactttttttgtgttacattataattgggaatatttctttacatataaCCTGTTGTTATAATATTGGTTTATATACTTCGAATACACCCTGATCTGGTTCAGTGGAGTAGCTAtataaagctagactgcgccaggttcaggtactttgttttttttttgtatcaagtttgtaatgaatttgaataataaaagaccattattattattatatataaaattaaataaaattaaaaaaatagtgttactaaattaatattgcataaatattttctacaaaaattatgtttttcgttAACACCACCCTTAGcctcccacccaccccaaacatttgcccagtaagaaactCTGTtgaaaaatcacaatttttggTCCATAAAATCCAATCtcatagcactgtttttgtattaaatatttattaatataaatatatataattatatcaaatttaaataaacaaactgtgttattagtttaaaaattaacgaCTAAACCAGCTGTTagtcatgcgtattattttggcaaacaatgatttttgtaagtaatttcttactggtaagttgtgtagggcgggtggggggtaagggtaagcataataaaattttttttttttttgcagaaaataataatactacaccttaaatatttgatgaaattcttctgaaaaatcactgtttttcgttcatattatccaatctaataacgctgttctTATatgtaacatttatttataaaattaaatgaaattttaaaaaacagtgctactaaattaatattgcataaatattttctacaaaaagattgttttttgttaacaccacccttagccccccacccaccccaaacatttgcctagtaagaaattcttttaaaaaatctctgtTTTTCATTCATGATATCCAATCTCATAgcgctgtttttgtattatatatttattaacataaatatatataattatattaaatttaattgaacaaactgtgttattaaattacataTGAACGCGAAACCAACTGTTAGTCGTACGTATTATTTTGggaaacaatgatttttgaataaaactttttactgGTAACTtttgtggggtgggtgggggttAAGggaaaagttaataaaaaacgtattttttgcgtttttctaggcaacttttcattatctagacacgatatacttttcataaaTGTATAGTGTAATAATACTTTACTTTTTAGGACAAAAGTTCGCAATGTTGGAAATGAAAAGTCTCTTATCGAAAGTGTTCAAGAACTACGAAATTTGCCCTACCGACCCGCCACATCAATGGAAACTCTCCTTTGAAGCCGTAATAAAATCACGTAACGGAGCGTTGATAAGGACCAAAAAACATGAGTGGAATTAGTGactaagaaaaatttaataaaattatattaagatgttctatttgtataaaatagtagaaatatatttattttttatattagtttataTTAACTAATTTCGAACTGACATTTCGGAATTTCCCTTATAAAGTCTGACTTAATGCATATAAGACAAACTACGAAAAGTGACCGCATATCATAAAGTGcatcaaacaaaaatattaaaacaaaaacatttttcaaacaCACATTATCttgcaaaaaaatgcataataaactacataaaatCCTAttcaagtaaataataaaatataaacttaacaTACCCATTATTCATAGTAAGCAAAAAACGATCATCATATAACATCAAACAAAAAGTTTACAAAACCAGTGATAACAAGTCGTAACGACGATTAGTATGCATGACTTAAAGTTTTCCCGCGGAAACTTCGTTGACGCGATAAATGCGACATAAAAGCGACGAACTTGTGCACCACCCGATACCCCGAAGGAAACTAAGAGTCCAGACGGAGTTTCCTTTTGGAAAATAACTCACGGGGGTGAACGCTACAACAGAGATGCGCGAACTGTGTTTACTTGTTCGACTGCTAATAGTGTGTGGGTAGCAGAACATGCGTATTTAATTTGTTAAGGAAGATTATTCGAAAACTCTTTAATGCAGggcatttttttaaggcaatttcTATCACTGATAAGACTTTTTTATCACTAATTAAGGATCTTAGCTAATTCTGCtgattactgttttttttttttagttttttcaccCAATTCAATTTCGTTCTTTTCTTTTACTTTTCCAACGTAATCCTTAGGGACTTGAATACTCGCAACATCCTGATTACTTGATGTTACATTCAGAAATTGGGCTCAATTATATTGAGATCCCCAATTTAACTAGCACTATCCAGTTGCTGctaatattacatttatttttttatttagaaaatttacagTACAATCCTATCTCTAGATGTGAGTTTCACAAATTTGTTTCATGCACCTACGTGTTTACCTGTATGTAATATAGAATTAACattaacaaaacattaaaaaaaatatcgatattAGCCCAAGTAGCACAGAAACTCTACTACGaggcaaaattattttttattagttatattaaggacgtattgaaaaataaaatattacttaacgGCTTTTTTATTCAGTATGATTATTGagtttcatacacgttaatgcatttcctattttttttaggtttcccGGTAGCATTTAAAGATTCTGTACATGTATTTGGCACCTAGGCCCATCGGTCATCGGTCAATGTTAAATTTTAAGCCAATCAGGTACGACATGCGAAATCCGCGTACACAATGTAATAATCGTATTATTTGTGCATTACCTGTAAACACGGGGTGACTGATTTCTCGACGCCATGGATGATACAGTAAATTTGCCAtctcaatttaaatatttcgaaatatCACCAGGAAAATATAAAGCAAATTTAAGAGACTGATGCAAAAGAGTGGAtgaaaaaataggtttttttgacaaattcttTGATCAAAAGAAAATTAGAGAGTAATTAGTGCCAAAAATAACACTCTTCATTACATGCAGTGTGCAAAAAAACTTCactaatttcattaatttttacaagTAGTAATAAACGATCGCcttttaattaaactaattatACTGGCCCCAAAGCTATCCCGGGAGTAAACACCCTTGACTAGCGAGATTTTCAACTTGAATTCCGAAGATAATGATTTTTTGCCTCTCCGAGGGCCATCAAAGCGAAGCCCTAATTGCATCGATCTAAATTAAAACGGACCACGTAAGTTTACATGTGAGGTTGATTAAAGAGAAAACCgcagataaatttaattatcgTGGGCTCAATTGTCGGTCGAGGagcaagttatttttatttagaaattttaattaatttatgaggATGACCCGTTCACGGGGTAAGGAAAAACAGGGTTGGCGTTGGTTGTATGTGTTAATTACCCACGTATTTCCTTTTCTGTAGGTTTAAAGAATCCTTTGGAACCGATAAATAAATTCCTCCGCAagttccttaaagacgtgctaatacctggacccattttaagaaaaaaagttcttatgaacatatgtcctaaacgtcttaatttttgagatacagggtgctaaattaaaaaaaaaatcatatcttatagtgtaataatggaatatcatacaAAGAAATCAAGAAGAAAATAGGAAACGCATTAAcgtgtataaaacaaaaattataccaaataaaaagaactcaagaatacaaatttgctcaaaactaaacaaggacaaaatttattttagagatCCTTCAAGGTATATTACGCGGACTTTTTATGCGAtttttatagttgaagttcaaccaaaaatgaacgtttatttaactatcgtgtgttgcttgggctGTGCAGTCAGGCTTCCGTGAAAATCACTCATGTGATTCTATTTTTATTCGTATAGTTAATGCTAATAAAATGCCTACCTGTAGCTGTATTTTTAAAGAGCATTTGGAAGttagaaataatgttttaaagtgGTTTCAGTGTTACTTTCTTATAGGACTATTTTGTTGTCATAGATTAATGATGAACTATGTACATGTAACTCAAAGGTGCGAAGTAGCGTTTTTTGCAGAAGAATCAATATTGTATGGAGTAGGCAATAACGTTCTTCAGATGCAGCAGGACTGTGATAATAAAtgagtttaaatttaaagaaatcgaCATTTTTGGCGAAAGATCAACTTAAGTGGATACAATAGCcttttattaaagtaaagaTGATGAAAGTTTCCAAATAATGTCTCATAAAATTCATAGTTTTTAGCtgatttccattttttcaatcattaatttttatccACCTTATGGGGTTTGTGGATAAGGACGATTTCCATGCTAGTTTCCAGAACTTTATCGTCAGTCAACCGTATAATCCTGCAGCTGTTTTTCGGTGTTGTTACTTCAAAAACTCGACGACGaataaggttaaaaaataacatcaaaATGAAACTCACATCAGTTACCAAATAGCAAACCGATTTTAATTAAcacaatatatttataataaaatacgttTATGTTATCATTATATAACAGAatgcttaaattaaaaaaaatatttaaatgctttatacttatgaataaattaaacatattaaaaacacTAATAAACTATATCATATTATAAAACAATCACTAAAAAGTGAGCCATAAAAACCAATAtccgaaaaataattaaaattaagaaattatagaaATGAGAGGAGATTAATCAGTCTTGGAGTCAAAGTTAGTTACTGGAAAAACCAAAGAAGAGATTTTCAAAAACAGATTGTTAGTGATCGATTATAATGCATAAAAATGTTTCATCATTTGGCAAACTAGGAGTTTCTAGAAAAATAACTAGTGGGTCATCATAAATTCATTCAAATTCAAAGGGTATTATAATGGGAGAAAGTGATGATTACATAGtggttaaagtttaaaaaaaaaaatattttttaattgatgaaGATTGATCAGTTACTAAATAacacattatatttataataaaatacgtttatataatcaatatatacagacaaaaacttatttctaaaataaaacaaagacattatataaaaattcaataatattatCCCCAAACCCCTAACAGGAACAACAACACCGACTCTGCAACAAGTCGCGTAATTGATTCAGTCCATTCTGGTTTTCCATGAAACACGGTAAATTTTCGGATCTGTGGATCCAGCTCGTCAGGTTCGGATACTCGTCGCTCTTAATTGGCATGATGACGTTCAAAGAGGTTATGGAAGGAATCAGACTCATGTCGGCGATAGTGATCTTTTTACCGGCGATCCATGGAAAGCTACGCAGGAATTTCTCCATTAGAGCGTAAATTTTATGGATCTCTTCTTTGTGGTCCtcgatttttatttgtttatcttcGTACAGTACTGGATTCTGAAATTAGgtgattgtattttttttttaaattatattatcaattatgttgatataaaaaaaatttcagtggAAAGTGAGGCGCAGTACAAGAAATATAGAAACGTAttactaaaactaaatataattactacaaagataaaaatgaaataataataaaaggcgAAACAGGtgccattataaaaaaaaatttaaaaaatcgaggGAAGTcataaccaaaaaaatttaaatattgaactaacacagtttattacacgaaattataatagttttataaagttattgataaagtaatttaaagtttaattatttttgattatcagtttACGTAGTTgccatttgtcataaaattataATCCCCTAAAAGACGATTCACTTGTTTGGCaattttgttagaatttttaatttcctcctaGTTACTACTTGTGCCTCTTCCGCTTCGCTGCTCCTTATAGTagattaacatatttatttacttacaaaagaaacaacaactttttttttgcctttgtatcaatgtaggaaatgaaaaatgtttaacaCAGGCCTAATTTCTGCtctagtaaaatttttcgtTTCATCCTAATGGATTCATTGTTTAATTgagataatatgaaaaataagaatcacattaatttttgttaaaatatctatagttagtactatgaattatattataactGTCAAGTTATGTCTATAAATTGGATGTGTATTTGTGAAAATTTCcgtaatatattatattgattttGAAGGGCAAAGAAGCCCTTATTCATCATTATCTATTCAGCAGCCAACTTTATTTCTTAAGCTCAAATCTGTTTGAATGCCACAAAGTTTGGGTAGCTTAGTAACACGTCTGGCAAACTTAGGTCTTGAGTGCGTGAGTTGAGAAACAGAGAGGCGAGGGAGAACTATAGAATCGTAAGATCGATCTCCATACTTCTCTCATTATTGAACCGATTCATATTTTGCAATAGTAACAgatattataagaaatatattaccAAAACAGTCCTAATAAAGTTTCCAACAACGGATGAATCAAAATGTAGCCTTTGGTCAATAAGTGCTCTCTCCATGACGTCTTTGCTATAGAGTTCGTCGTCGTTTCCATATTTTCCTACTAAGAACGATATGATGGCATGACTGTCCCAAGTCACGAACCCGTTGTCTATTAATGTTGGAATGGTATGCTGAGGATTAATCTGGAATCGACCATTAAGAGATAAGTGAAATAGGATTTGTAGAAATCACTATCcaacattaaaaatatcttttaagtaTGTCTGCTGATAACAATTTTATCTCAACAGgtacaattataaataatttagagtttaattcaaaatttacattttcgtGACTTAAGTTTTAATATCTGATCTTGATGAAGTCTTTGACAAACATGCTGAGTGTAGCCAAAACAAAAGAACTATTCTGGTTAGGAGTGAAATGTTTGTATAAGATAatgataaattttgattgattAGTCTTTGATCATGCGATAAATTTGAGTACTTAAAtaca includes:
- the LOC126745120 gene encoding glutathione S-transferase 1-like produces the protein MAPTLYMSEVSPACRAVMMTARTLGLTLKVKKIDLSKKEQLTPHFIKINPQHTIPTLIDNGFVTWDSHAIISFLVGKYGNDDELYSKDVMERALIDQRLHFDSSVVGNFIRTVLNPVLYEDKQIKIEDHKEEIHKIYALMEKFLRSFPWIAGKKITIADMSLIPSITSLNVIMPIKSDEYPNLTSWIHRSENLPCFMENQNGLNQLRDLLQSRCCCSC